Proteins encoded together in one Triticum dicoccoides isolate Atlit2015 ecotype Zavitan chromosome 7B, WEW_v2.0, whole genome shotgun sequence window:
- the LOC119338339 gene encoding bidirectional sugar transporter SWEET6b-like, which yields MVSADVARNIVGIIGNVISFGLFLSPVPMFWRICKAKNVEEFKPDPYLATLMNCLLLFFYGLPIVHPNSTLVLTINGIDLVIEGAYIIIFIIYATKNTRWKMLGVLAIQAAFMAAVVAGVLVGAHTHEKRSMIVGILCVIFGSIMYASPLTIMGKVIGTKSVEYMPFFLSLVNFLNSLCWMGYALIKFDIYITIPNALGTIFGLIQLILYGYYYRSTPKKGKNVELPTVLTKNAVTSGNVSVTIEK from the exons ATGGTTTCCGCCGACGTGGCCCGCAACATCGTCGGCATCATTGGCAATGTCATCTCCTTTGGACTCTTCCTCTCCCCTGT GCCGATGTTCTGGCGTATCTGCAAGGCCAAGAACGTGGAGGAGTTCAAGCCGGACCCCTACCTGGCGACGCTCATGAACTGCCTGCTCTTGTTCTTCTACGGGCTCCCTATCGTCCACCCCAACAGCACCCTCGTCCTCACCATCAACGGCATCGACCTCGTCATCGAGGGCGcctacatcatcatcttcatcatctacgCGACCAAGAACACAAGG TGGAAGATGCTCGGCGTGCTCGCCATCCAGGCGGCGTTCATGGCTGCCGTGGTGGCCGGTGTGCTCGTCGGCGCCCACACCCACGAGAAGCGCTCGATGATCGTAGGCATCCTTTGCGTCATCTTCGGCTCCATCATGTACGCCTCCCCGCTCACCATCATG GGTAAAGTGATCGGGACCAAGAGTGTGGAGTACATGCCATTCTTCCTGTCGCTGGTAAACTTCCTCAACAGTCTCTGCTGGATGGGCTATGCGCTAATCAAGTTTGACATCTACATCacg ATCCCCAATGCCCTCGGTACAATCTTCGGCCTCATCCAGCTGATCCTTTACGGGTACTACTACAGATCTACCCCCAAGAAGGGCAAGAATGTCGAGCTGCCCACCGTCCTCACCAAAAACGCCGTTACCAGCGGCAACGTCTCCGTCACCATAGAGAAATAA